The sequence tgggattagaatagttaggtgcttgatggccggcacagacacgagagGCAGAAGCGCCTGTccatgtgctgcataactctatgactctatgccaatTAAAACAGCAAGCGACACGCAAAGGTACGGGCTGTACTCATTTAAAGCAAGCTAGCCTAAAACAAAGCTGAGTATATTAAAGTGGAACGCACTTGAAAAATTATATAAAGTAAAATAACATCGATAAGACATTCGGAATACCAGAGACTTTAAAAAATCATGAGGGACCCAATCAGACTCGAAATTGAGTATTATGTAGAAAAATGTTTCTTCGATATAGAATTGTATCCGGTCTGAAGCAGAGAAGTGAATACACTATTTTATTTAATTGGTGCTATAACTGATGATACTAAAGCAAGACAAGTATTACAGAGACATCAGACAAATTTGAAGACATTTTGAAGGCTTGAGATTCCTGCTTCAATCTGCGCTGCAATTAtctaatggcagatggagtttaatccggacaaatgtgaggtaatgtggcaaaacatgtggataaggtagtcaagaaggcatacggcatgcttgccttcatcggtcggggcatagagtataaaaattgacaagtcatgctgccgaTGTAcggaaccttaattaggccacacttggaatattgcgtgcaattctggtcgccacactgctcgAAGGACGTAGAAGCTTTTGAGAGAGTCCagaagaggttttccaggatgttgcctggtctggagcgcatcagctatgaggagaggttggataaactcggattgttttcactggaacgacggaggtagaggggcgacatgatagaggtttacaaagttatgagcggtatggacagagtggatagacagaagctttttcccagggtggaagagtcagttacaagggaacgtaggtttaaggtgcgatgggcaaagtttagagatgATGTGAGAGGCAAGTGAGAGGCAACACAGAgggtggaacttgctgccggggaggtggtggaagcaggtataatagcgacgtttaagtggcatcttgacaaatacatgaatatgatgggaatagagggatacggtccccagagtgcagaaggttttagtttagacaggcatcaagatcggcgctggcttggagggccgaatggccagttcccgTGCTgcattgctctttgttctttgttctttgatgattgggagtagactgctgGGGCGCTAATTGGTCAGGGTTGAATTATTCGGTTTTTTGTGTACATgaaatacctgggtaattttccatattgccgggtcgatgccagagttgtagctctGCCACAGTTTTAAGTGGTATGCACTATCGATGTTATACGTGACAGGCATtctgaccattttaagtgatatgcaggctgaccattttaagtgatgtGCACTGCGGCCATTTAAGCTGTAGGTTTTGCGGCCATTTTAAGTGCGATGTAGTGCGACCAGTGCAAGGGATATGCAGTGCCACCATTTAAGGGATATGTAGTGCAACCCTTttaagtgacagacacttccaccattTTAAGTGATTACGGACAGTGGCCATTTTAAATTATATACACTGCCATCATTTTAATTGACATGCCATACCGCCAATTTAAAGtatgcagtgcgaccattttaagtgatatgcagtgctGCATTTTAAATAAAATGCAATATGGCCATTTGAAGTGACATGGACTGCAGCTCTTTTAAGTGATAtgtactgcggccattttaaaagtTATGCAGTGTTACCACTTTCCAATGAGAGCAATTAATTATTGTCATTTTAAGTGTTACATGTCTATGTCAGCGAATATATGAGACGTAACGGGTATTCAATAAGTATAGCTCAAAAAGGATAATAAAGATTTATCAGTGTCATCAATGGTTATAATTTGTTACAAAGAATGATAAAGTGTTATACACGATCATAAAGAATTATAAAGATTTGTAAGGTATTAGAGTCTTTCATAAAGGATTATAAACAGTTAACAAGGATTATAAATGTGTCTGAGTATTATAAAGGGATTATAAAGATTATAAATGGTTACAAAGAATTCTGGCTGCCGATGTCATGTCACCATGGTGAACATGCCCCGCCACCAACCTCCCATCATCCTGCGAGCAGGCCACGCCTGcgctcccccaacatcaacatgaaGAAGCGCCTGTGCCCCCACTCCCCCGTTACCATTGGGAAGAGGCGCCCTTTACACTTCCCCGTAACTGTGGCACAAGCTGCGCCCCAACACCCCGTTACCCTGGGAAACTGGCTCCGCCGCCTAATCCCCCAGTAGTATGCGCCATCTCCACTCGAGTCAGCTTGGAAATAGGCCCCGATTCATTCCCCAGTCGCCCTGATAACAAATGGCCCAATACTCTCATCACCTCGGAAACAGGCTCCCGCCTCACTCCCCTATCAACCGAGGGACAGGCTGCGCTCGCCTCTTTGCCACTATGGTGACTGCAGCCGCTCCCACTCGGTCACAATGGCGAGAGTCTCTGTCGCCACCTTGTCAACATAGCAACAGACCCTGGCCCTGTTCCGCTACCATATTGATAGGCCCATCCCCCTCTCTCACCATAACCACAGGCACCATCCCCGAGTCTGTCACCATGACGATTGGCCCTGTCCCCACTCAGTCACCTTAGCGAAAGGCCATCCCTCGCTCGGTAATCTCAGCGTCAGGCTGCGCCCTCCAGCTGCTGGAAATTCGAGTAAAGGGGTAgcacagcacattcttcaactgctctcggaactgtgtctgggtcacggcatagatcgcagtgtttgtgcagcaactcaggagctgcagcatgaaggccaatTCCCTCTGAAATAGATGTAGAATTACGGACAAATACCCCAAGCAATCCATCCGCTGCCATATCGAATACACCAGCAGCACtgtccataacaggatgaaatttcccgagataactaacagcaaaatgatggatttcctgcgGCTCTCTATTTCTGGGTCTCTGCGGCTGTCCCCACTTCTGtgaacccggagtctcctgcgtgatctgctgctcactaaaatgtgtctgacagttaaagcaTTGagaagcagaatcaccacaaatgggacccccggggtcaaaatgtaatggaggaactcgattgttccccaggccACAGAGAATGCAATATCCGGTGTAACTGCACAGAACCAAGGGATGTTCTGCAGCCAATACccacctgttaacataaaataccagaagatgttctttagacagctcagcacagtcactgttcctagGACCACTGCCGCTGTTTTCtctctgcaatatttacttttcagcttctggcaacaaatggccacaaatcgatcaaaggtgaaagtgacggtgaaccagacagaacagtctgtggctgcataaagcaggacgacGTGGACATTACACATGGGGATGTCATACAGAAACTGAAACTGTTCCttgtaaacaatgggaatgtgcctcaaaatcaggtcgaggataatgaccagtagatctgccgctgccatggccaccaggtagcgagtgacacatttggagagaccgcactttccccgagacaggatcccaatcgtcagcaagttaactgtgaggaagggaaataaagaggGAAATTATATATCAGGCTGGGAGCAACATTACCAGTTTGATTGATTACTTATTGATATTTACAATTGTGTTCCTGTATCCACTGATGTACTGAAACGATCGCACATGAAACAACAAATGGAATGGACTGGAACACAGTGGAAGGCATGAGAGATTCATTGACAAAAGGATGATACTGAAATTGTGAAACTCAATGTTGTTCAGAATCCTTTCCAttcctcctttccctctctggtttacAAACAGTTCCATCTCTaatctctgccagttctgatgaaggattaccaacctgaaacactaactctgttgctctgtccacagatgctaccagaccagctgaatatttccagaatattttgtttgtacttcagatttgcagcatctgcagcactgaggctgagagattccctcaccagtgacaggcagcacggaattcaattatttcaaagcaatagtTGGAAATGAATACACTGAAaagtcaatgaaacaaataatctcaatcgtcactaagttaacagtAATCAGGGGAAATTATCAGGAAACGATACAAAGTTTGGGAGTAAAACCATAATTTGTTACCACATTCAGTATGTAACTAATTATTGTGTCAATGACAGGGATTTCATCTGGAGTCAAggagctgaatttagtggagccagagGGGTTCCTGATGAGTGAAATCACATCTTGGCAATTTAGAGACAATAGCAGGCGTAATTCAATGGCGCTCGGGCGATTAACTGCCTGGCGCCGTTGTCTGCACCCCTTTAAGAATGGGGATCTCGCTTGGCGAAGCTGCTGAACAATCAGACGGCTAGCAGCACAGTAGTATTGGCAATACCACCGGGAACAGTGaaactgccagtactacaccaggcctgggtgCAGGACCATGGCTGCAGCCTTAGACCCCAGATAATTATGGCGAGGACGCCGGGCCCAGTCAAGGAGTCGGGCCACTGCCAGTAATGCACCAGGCCTGGGGCGAGGAGCATCGCTAGACCCCGGTCCCAAGGTATGTGTGACGGGGTTGCTTCATCCAATCAGcgaatggcggggtgggggggcggggggctggGTGGGGTCATTGCTGGAACACACGATAACTGGGATcaagaccatcgctgaatccctgaaCCTCAGGTCATTGTGGCGAGGATGctggtgccagtcagtgtgtggggGCGCTGCCAGTAAGGCACGGAGCTGGGACTGGGGTCATGGCTAGAGTCTTGGATGCCAGATAAGTGTGGGGTATGTGCAGCCAATCAGGGAGTGTGGGATAATGCTAGCACCACACCAGGTTTGGGAAAGGCCTGTTGCAGGTGCCATTGACCCCAGGTAATTAGAGCAGGGTTCCCAAGGCCTGCAGGTAGCAGAcggtagcgaaagtggactggaaacaggtcgttgaaggtaaatcagtgtcagagcagtggggacattcaaaggggagattcgtgGGGTTCCAAGTAAACATGTTGCCAGAAAGAAAAAACGGTGGATGGCCATATCtggagctccatggatgtcaaggaacttaccgggtaagataagacagaaaggaaaagcttATGTCCTTCACCGAGAGctcaatacttcagaaagctggGAGGAGTACATAGAGTGGAGGgggaaaatcaaaaaggaaattagaaaagcaaagtgataacatgaaagaatattgacaagaaaaatcaaggtgaacacaaaGATGTTTCCTCTaaacattaagaataagaggaaaACTAAGGCAGGAGTAGGGCGCATTAAAGTCCAAAAAGGGAGCCTATCTGTCGGGGCTGAATGTTGTGAATAGATGCGAACTGTCTGTAACTTTTCTTTGATGAACTTGAGCATTAACGTCAACCAGCATTTTCTTTAGCATGTTTTACGTTGTACTTTTATGTTCCACTTGCTAAAATGGGGCAGGGAGATCATGTGGTACAGATTGTCCAAGAGCCTGCAGAATTTGGAACTGAAGCAATTCAGAGAACATCCATTTCGGAAGTCACACCTGCCTAGAAGATGCCACAACCTGTCTGACCCTTCACAGCTCTCTCTCTGAGACCATTTCAGAAAgaacaaaaaaataaaaaaaagactcCACTCTTCGAAAAATCCAGCAAAAAAAATCTACAAGAAGCCAAGCTGCaaaaaaagaaggaaaaaaaacaGCAGGGAAGCCTGCTTTCTGTTGGTTCCCTCTCCGTCAAAAAGGAGGTGACTTTTCAgttacatctgtcttcacagaagagggggatgattcagacattgtagttaaggaaaaGGGTGTGAAGTATGACTGTGATAAAGATAGgaagaaaggaagtattaatgggattgataCTCTTGAAAATGTATAAATCACCAAGGCTGGATGTAATGTACCCTAGGTTGTAAAAGAAAGCCAGGGCGGAAATAGCAGCGAgtgtgtccatcattttccagtactcactggatacaggtgtggtgccagaggattggagaacagcaaaCATTGCAtgtttgtttaaaaaggaagcgaaagatagaccaaataattatcggCCAGTCAGGCTAACGTCAGTagggggcaaattattggaatctattctgagagaccggATAAACTGTAACTTAGAGAGCACGAATTGATCAAGGACAGCCAGTATGGATTCAGTAAGGGAATATTTTGTCTGAGCAACTTGATTACATTTATTGAAGAAGTAAAAAGGAAgaaagatgagggtagtgtagttgttgTTGTCTGCGAAGATTTTAGCAAGGGTTTTGACAAGCACCCAAATGGCAGACTAAATAACAAAATAAAACCCCATGcggtccagggaaatgcagaaaggtggTTACAAGATTCGCTCAGTGGCAGGGAACAACGTTTAAGTTTAGGCAGGAGTTTTTTTGAGACTGGCAGGCTGTTTCCAGCAGCGGTCCGCAATGCTCAGAATTggatcctctgctttttgtggtagaaattaacgatttggatataagtgtagggggcatgatcaagaagtttgcagatgcatCAAAAGAtggtcatgtggttgatagcgaAGAGCATAGGTGAAGACTGCAGGAatgtatcaatggactggtcaggtgggtggaaaagtgtcaaatggaattcaactcggagaagtgtgaggtgatgcatttggggaagtcaagcaAGGCCAAGGAATACAAATTTAATGGGAGAATACTAAGAGCTGTAGAAGAAGTGATGGACTTCGGAGTGAATGTCTGCAGATCCCACATGACCATACACAGATAAAAAATTAAGAGCCGAAGTCGGCCATTGAACCCACCGAGGCTGCTCCTCCATTCAGTAGGATCATGCTGATCTGCAtctgactcgaattccacactcgtATCTACCCCTATAATCTttgattccattgcctaacaagaatgTATCTCcacctaccttaaaaatattcaatggctccGAATCCATCAATTTATGAGGCAGAGAATTCAAAAGTCGCACAGCCCTCTTAGAGAAATAAAAGATCCTCGTCTCCGTCCTGAAAGGGCGACCCCGAATTGACAAACTGTGCCCCCCAGTTTTGTACTCACCCACAAGATGAAACAACGCCGCCACATCCTCCTTGTCATGACCTTGCAGGAACTTATAAACTTTTATCAAATGTCCCCCACTTTtctaaccccagtgaaaacaaacccaatctatccaacctttcctcagaagacaaaccACTTATtataggtatcaatctagtaatcctcctctgaatcgcctccaatacagcacatccttccttaaataaggggaccaaagccgcacacagtattcgagatgtggtctcgccaatgccctgtataactgaagcataatatcctttcttttattttcaattcctctcgtaataaatgataccatcccattagccttctttattacttgctgtatctgcataataATCTTTTGTGACTCCTACAGTACAacgcctagatccctctgcacctcagcacTATTcagtggttccgaagaagggtcactgacccgaaacgttaactctgcttctctttccacagatgctgccagacctgctgagtgaatccagcatttcttgtttttttttcagatttccagcatccgcagtattttgcttttattttactattcagtggttccccgtttaagaaatactctgctttttgattcttcctgtTAAAATGATCAaattcacatttacccacattacactccatctgccagattttttcccactcactcccccTATTTATATGGTTCTgcgacctccttatgtcctcttcagctcatacttttctacctatctttgtgccatcttcaAATTTAGCTAACAGGCTTTCTTtcccctcatctatgtcattgatataaattgtaaaaaattgaggccccagcacagacccctgtcggACTCTAGCCATCGCATGCTGCCAATCAGGAAAGGtgggacagtggcacagtggttagcactacagactCATAACTCCAgcaacccgcgttcggttctgggtactttcTGAGCGGAG comes from Heterodontus francisci isolate sHetFra1 unplaced genomic scaffold, sHetFra1.hap1 HAP1_SCAFFOLD_50, whole genome shotgun sequence and encodes:
- the LOC137361291 gene encoding probable G-protein coupled receptor 139; amino-acid sequence: MGRSLFSNIYILSTYYDSLSLAAWIYYILLFVQYIYYPMLAIIGVAVNLLTIGILSRGKCGLSKCVTRYLVAMAAADLLVIILDLILRHIPIVYKEQFQFLYDIPMCNVHVVLLYAATDCSVWFTVTFTFDRFVAICCQKLKSKYCREKTAAVVLGTVTVLSCLKNIFWYFMLTGGYWLQNIPWFCAVTPDIAFSVAWGTIEFLHYILTPGVPFVVILLLNALTVRHILVSSRSRRRLRVHRSGDSRRDPEIESRRKSIILLLVISGNFILLWTVLLVYSIWQRMDCLGYLSVILHLFQRELAFMLQLLSCCTNTAIYAVTQTQFREQLKNVLCYPFTRISSSWRAQPDAEITERGMAFR